A genomic window from Silurus meridionalis isolate SWU-2019-XX chromosome 21, ASM1480568v1, whole genome shotgun sequence includes:
- the si:ch73-90p23.1 gene encoding free fatty acid receptor 3-like, with translation MKWTNNLSNLVLAVDAITLITGLPANLLALYTFVQKIKQRATPVDVLLLSLTISDLVFLSFLPFRMVEAADMKWTISYFLCGLSGFFFYTTIYNSTFLLTAISVERYLGVAFPIKYKLKRNPKYAVIASILFWVISMAHCSIVYIMQYYKPSNETKVSENDVCYDEFSKEQLKVLLPVRLELFLVLFCSPFLICCFCYIRFIHILSNLPNIKPKKRSRAIGLALATLLVFIICFTPYNVSHVVGYIEWKSPDWRVYALLTSTFNACLDPLIFYFSSAALRGTVKHLLRGSNKRMHSSSCRKFLNCQHLNCTATEESTQSSNDSTI, from the coding sequence ATGAAGTGGACAAATAATCTGAGCAATTTGGTCCTGGCGGTTGATGCCATCACGCTGATCACAGGTCTTCCTGCAAACCTGCTTGCTCTTTACACCTTTGTTCAAAAGATAAAGCAGCGAGCGACACCCGTTGATGTGCTCTTGCTCAGCCTCACGATCTCAGACCtggtcttcctttcttttcttccattcCGCATGGTAGAGGCGGCCGACATGAAATGGACCATAAGCTACTTTCTCTGTGGGCTTTCAGGATTCTTCTTCTACACGACTATTTACAACAGCACTTTCCTTTTAACAGCTATCAGCGTGGAGCGCTACCTGGGAGTGGCCTTTCCGATCAAATACAAACTCAAGCGAAATCCCAAATATGCTGTTATCGCCAGTATCCTATTCTGGGTCATTTCCATGGCCCATTGCAGTATTGTCTACATCATGCAGTACTATAAGCCAAGTAATGAGACCAAGGTGTCAGAAAATGACGTCTGCTATGACGAGTTCAGCAAAGAACAGCTGAAGGTCCTTTTGCCTGTGCGCTTGGAATTGTTTCTCGTGCTGTTCTGCAGCCCGTTTCTCATCTGCTGCTTCTGCTACATCAGATTCATCCACATTCTCTCAAACTTACCTAACATTAAACCTAAGAAGCGCTCCAGGGCCATCGGGCTTGCCCTAGCCACCCTCCTGGTCTTTATCATTTGTTTCACACCTTACAACGTGTCTCATGTGGTGGGATATATCGAATGGAAAAGTCCTGACTGGAGAGTGTACGCCCTCCTTACCAGCACCTTCAACGCCTGCTTGGACCCCCTTATTTTTTACTTCTCCTCTGCAGCACTTCGGGGGACTGTAAAACACCTGTTACGGGGATCCAACAAACGAATGCATTCTTCCAGCTGCCGGAAATTTCTCAACTGTCAACACTTAAACTGTACTGCAACTGAAGAAAGCACACAGAGTTCCAATGACAGCACAATTTAG
- the LOC124375407 gene encoding free fatty acid receptor 3 yields the protein MQQCETILCLSVYIITFITGFPSNILAFYTFSSKVWRKPVPIDILLLNLTISDLLFLLVLPFKMQEAVDGMHWNMPYFLCPLSGFIFYMTIYNSVFFLTAVSVERYLGVAFPIQHSLRRRPVYAVVASLFLWMLSMLHLSIVYIVPYYNPAGTGPPPRNVCYEEFTDAQLRILLPVRLELCIVLFCIPLLICTFCYVNFIRILSRLPNIGRRRKLRAIGLALGTLLVFALCFGPYNVSHVVGYFSKSSPAWRDKALLLSTFNACLDPLIFYLSSAAVRSTLASMAQGVWHRIKTGSSVIFCWRLPKDGHEGTKNSFPLPGEINAL from the coding sequence ATGCAGCAGTGTGAGACCATCCTTTGCCTGTCAGTctacatcatcaccttcatcacagGCTTCCCAAGCAACATCCTGGCTTTCTACACGTTCAGCAGCAAAGTCTGGAGAAAgccagtgccgatcgacatccTTCTACTCAACCTGACCATCTCCGACCTCTTATTCCTTCTTGTCCTGCCTTTTAAGATGCAAGAAGCAGTCGATGGTATGCACTGGAACATGCCCTACTTCCTTTGCCCGCTGTCTGGCTTCATCTTCTACATGACCATCTACAATAGCGTGTTTTTTCTCACCGCAGTAAGTGTCGAGCGCTACCTGGGAGTTGCTTTCCCCATCCAGCATTCGCTGAGGCGACGGCCCGTTTACGCCGTGGTGGCCTCACTCTTCCTCTGGATGCTCTCCATGCTTCATCTTAGCATCGTCTACATAGTGCCATACTACAATCCTGCTGGGACGGGCCCACCGCCTCGGAATGTGTGCTACGAGGAGTTCACGGATGCCCAGTTGCGCATTCTGCTGCCTGTACGCTTGGAACTGTGCATCGTGCTGTTCTGTATCCCGTTGCTCATCTGTACGTTCTGCTACGTCAATTTTATTCGCATCCTGTCCCGTTTGCCAAACATTGGCAGACGGAGGAAGCTCCGAGCCATTGGACTTGCCTTGGGCACTCTGCTGGTGTTCGCACTGTGCTTTGGGCCCTACAACGTCTCGCATGTGGTAGGATACTTCTCCAAAAGCAGCCCTGCCTGGAGAGACAAGGCATTGCTCCTCAGCACCTTCAATGCCTGCCTGGATCCTCTAATCTTTTACCTGTCATCGGCAGCTGTCCGGAGCACGCTGGCATCAATGGCGCAGGGGGTGTGGCACAGAATAAAAACAGGTAGCAGTGTGATTTTCTGCTGGAGACTGCCGAAAGATGGGCACGAGGGTACCAAAAACTCATTTCCATTACCGGGCGAGATTAATGCTCTCTGA